In Polaribacter pacificus, the genomic window TTTTGGTGCTGGTCTAGGGTTTGGTTATGATTCTTTTAATCACGGATTAAAAGTAACCGAACAAAATAATCAAGTTGTCTTTGATGTAGATGCCCAAGTTAGCTCAAATCCACTTAGAATCCACACGATAGAGCTTCCGTTTGAATTTCGCTGGAGAACTTCAACTGCTAATAAATTTAAATTTTGGCGGGTTTATGCTGGAATTAAATTGAGTTATAACCTTAAAAATCAATTTAGCTACGATAATGGCACAACTGTTATAGATTATAATAATGTAGATCGGTTTAATAATTTTCAATATGGCTTAACACTTTCTACTGGTTATGCCGCTTTTAATTTTCATGTGTATTATGGGTTAACGCCATTGCTTAAAGAATCTGCTTTAGGAACCCCTGATATTAATACAAAAGTTATAAAGATGGGCTTAATCTTTTATATACTATAACAGATAATAAAGTCCAAATTGACTGCAAAACCCAAGGAAAAACCCAAGATAAATTTCTAAAGGAGTATGTGCTTTTAAATGCAAACGCGCGCTTGCAAGAATACCTGTTAAAACAAATAAGATAGCTATAATTGGCAATGCACTTACTGAGTTTGCCGAAGTAAAGATTAATACAAAAGCAATAGCGCTACTCATAGAGAGTATATGCAAGCTCGTTTTGATTTTTAGTACAAATAGGAGGTAAACTACTATTAAAGCGGCTACAGTGCCGTAAAAGAGCAATCCAAGCTCTCTAAAATCAGAAATGTTTACAAAAAGCTTTCCAAGGATACTAAAAATAACCAACATGATAAATAAGGGTATTTTTCGTTCTTTAATACTGTGCACTTGGTAACTTTCTACATAGCCTAGAAGTTTTAATACGATAAGTGAGGTAAGTGGAATGATATAGGTTGCAAAAAACACAATACTTATTAAAATATATTGCCTTTGAATGCTAATAGGGCTAGGATTTAATAATAAAAAAAGCAAGATTCCTATCGTTGGTATTACGATAGGGTGTAAAATAACAGATATGAATTTATAAAACTTCACTAAGCTTAAATCTCTTTGCGTAATCGAGCCACAGGTATGTCTAATTGCTCTCTGTATTTTGCAATAGTTCTCCTTGCAATCGGATACCCTTTTTCTTTTAAAACCGCAGCTAATTTATCATCGGTTAAAGGTTTTCTTTTGTCTTCGTTTTTTATAACCGTCTCTAAAATTGTTTTAATTTCTCTGGTAGATACATCTTCTCCTTGGTCATTTTTCATAGACTCAGAAAAGAATTCTTTGATTAGCTTGGTGCCGTAAGGAGTAGAGACATATTTGCTATTAGCCACACGAGATACTGTAGAAATATCCATGTTGATGGTGTCTGCAATATCTTTTAAAATCATGGGTTTTAATTTTCTGTCATCCCCAGTCAAAAAATAGTCATACTGATAATGCATAATCGCACTCATAGTAATCATTAGTGTTTGCTGGCGCTGAATGATAGCATCAATAAACCATTTTGCTGCATCTAATTTTTGTTTGATAAAACCAACAGCTTCTTTTTGAGATTTACTTTTTTCTTTAGATTCTTGGTAGCCCTTCAGCATATTGCTATAATCCCTAGAAATATGTAATTCGGGCGCATTTCTCGCATTTAGGGTAAGGTCTAATTCACCATCAATAATACGAATTGAAAAATCTGGTACAATTTGCTCCGCGATTTTATTATTACCTGCATAAGAACTACCCGGTTTAGGATTCAGTTTTTCTACCTCTTTAATAACTGCCTTTAAATCTTCTTCTGAGATCGAGTAGCGCTCCATTAATTTGGCATAATGTTTCTTTACAAAAAGATCAAAAGAGTTTTCAAGGATGTTAATGGTTAACGATCTTATTTTTTCTAAAGGCTTTGATT contains:
- the rpoN gene encoding RNA polymerase factor sigma-54 codes for the protein MLKQSLNFKLLQKLSPQQIQLMKLIQLPTQAFEERLKQEIEENPALDTGKDNTDSSDDDFQNEYDDDNGNEKIDAEDINIDEYLSDDEVPSYKTQANNYSSDDEDRTMPYAAGTSFHQSLTNQLNTFRMTEEERLIAEFLVGSIDDSGYIRRELVDLVDDLAFTQNVFTTEQKVTEMLTKVVHKMDPIGVGARNLKECLIIQLKSKPLEKIRSLTINILENSFDLFVKKHYAKLMERYSISEEDLKAVIKEVEKLNPKPGSSYAGNNKIAEQIVPDFSIRIIDGELDLTLNARNAPELHISRDYSNMLKGYQESKEKSKSQKEAVGFIKQKLDAAKWFIDAIIQRQQTLMITMSAIMHYQYDYFLTGDDRKLKPMILKDIADTINMDISTVSRVANSKYVSTPYGTKLIKEFFSESMKNDQGEDVSTREIKTILETVIKNEDKRKPLTDDKLAAVLKEKGYPIARRTIAKYREQLDIPVARLRKEI
- a CDS encoding porin family protein, coding for MKQLLTFVLLFMTSLAFSQKDSLRTGDRYLEDQLYLTISYNQLYSQPALLRGSGFSYGFSMGYIRDIPLVKSGHLAFGAGLGFGYDSFNHGLKVTEQNNQVVFDVDAQVSSNPLRIHTIELPFEFRWRTSTANKFKFWRVYAGIKLSYNLKNQFSYDNGTTVIDYNNVDRFNNFQYGLTLSTGYAAFNFHVYYGLTPLLKESALGTPDINTKVIKMGLIFYIL